From Salvelinus sp. IW2-2015 linkage group LG18, ASM291031v2, whole genome shotgun sequence, a single genomic window includes:
- the angpt2a gene encoding angiopoietin-2a, with translation MFYVGLLVVLSGCLALGXGYRKTTDPTAAKRQYQIQNGPCSYTFLLPEQDNCKTPSSTYTNLVQKDDPAEYDESVQRLEQLENIIENNTQWLLKLENYIQENMKQEMFQIQQNAVHNHTAAMIEFGTNLLSQTVEQTRKLTNVEAQVINHTTRLERQLLENSLSTSKLEKQLIFQTNEITKLNDKNSYLEKRVGEMEEQRQVELKTLKEEKEQLSTLVLRQTAVIEELEQQLLRATTNNSALQRQQQELLETVNNLIYTISIPTGGGNKPTMMQDTPTTYPDCAAVYKSGNTDSGVYSLTLPNTTQEIKAYCDMETEGGGWTVLQKRFDGRVDFHRTWKEYKMGFGNPSGEYWLGNEFVSILTNQHPYVLRIQMMDWEENAGFSLYDQFSLGSEAENYRIHLKGYSGTAGKISSLGQPGSDFSTKDADNDKCVCKCSQLTTGGWWFDACGPSNLNGIFFQQGQNSNRFNGIKWYYWKGSGYSLKSTTMMIRPVDF, from the exons atgttttatgttggCTTACTGGTGGTCTTGAGTGGCTGCCTGGCCCTGGGGRCAGGCTACAGGAAAACTACAGACCCAACAGCTGCTAAGAGACAGTACCAGATCCAAAATGGCCCGTGCAGCTACACCTTCCTGCTGCCTGAACAGGACAACTGCAAGACCCCAAGCAGCACCTACACCAACCTGGTCCAGAAGGACGATCCGGCAGAGTATGATGAGTCGGTCCAGAGGCTAGAGCAGCTGGAGAACATCATTGAGAACAACACACAGTGGCTCCTCAAG CTGGARAACTACATACAGGAAAACATGAAACAGGAGATGTTCCAGATCCAGCAGAATGCAGTGCACAACCACACGGCAGCCATGATAGAGTTTGGAACTAACCTGCTGAGTCAGACCGTTGAACAAACACGGAAGCTGACTAACGTAGAGGCRCAG GTAATAAATCATACAACTCGGCTCGAACGTCAGCTTCTTGAGAACTCTCTATCAACGAGTAAGTTGGAAAAACAGCTCATTTTCCAAACAAATGAAATAACCAAGCTGAATGACAAAAACAG CTAYCTGGAGAAGAGggtgggggagatggaggagcagaGGCAGGTGGAGCTGAAGACgctgaaggaggagaaggagcagctCTCTACACTGGTACTGAGACAGACGGCTGTCATCGAGGAGCTGGAACAACAGCTGCTGCGGGCCACCACCAATAACTCTGCCCTGCAGCGGCAGCAACAGGAGCTGCTTGAGACCGTCAACAACCTCATCTACACAATCTCTATCCCCACAGGTGGAG GGAACAAGCCTACCATGATGCAGGACACACCAACCACATACCCAGACTGTGCTGCTGTCTACAAGTCAGGAAACACAGACAGTGGAGTCTACTCACTGACCCTTCCCAATACTACACAGGAGATTAAG GCTTACTGTGACATGGAGACAGAGGGGGGTGGATGGACAGTACTACAAAAACGATTTGATGGCCGTGTTGACTTTCACCGTACGTGGAAAGAGTACAAAATG GGCTTTGGAAACCCTTCAGGTGAATACTGGTTGGGAAATGAGTTTGTTTCGATACTGACCAATCAGCACCCATACGTCTTGAGAATACAGATGATGGATTGGGAGGAAAACGCAGGATTCTCACTATATGACCAGTTCTCTCTAGGAAGTGAAGCAGAAAACTACAG AATACACCTTAAAGGCTACAGTGGCACAGCAGGCAAAATTAGTAGCCTTGGTCAGCCGGGAAGTGATTTCAGCACAAAAGATGCAGACAACGACAAATGTGTTTGCAAATGCTCACAACTGACAACAGGAG GCTGGTGGTTTGACGCCTGCGGCCCCTCCAACTTGAACGGAATATTTTTCCAGCAGGGCCAGAACTCAAATCGATTCAATGGAATCAAATGGTACTACTGGAAAGGCTCAGGCTACTCACTGAAGTCCACCACAATGATGATCAGACCAGTAGACTTCTGA